One region of Xylanimonas ulmi genomic DNA includes:
- the frdA gene encoding fumarate reductase (quinol) flavoprotein subunit — translation MLVERVDVVIVGGGGAGLRAAIEVARTRPTLTVALVSKVYPMRSHTVAAEGGSAGVVGADDSLDRHFDDTVSGGDWLCDQDVVRYFVEHATAEMYQLERWGCPWSRRPDGAVNVRRFGGMSRPRTWFAADKTGFHMLHTLFQTSLQFAQIRRFDEHFALELVVRDGAVAGVVAYDQRNGYPVLLESGAVVIATGGAGRAYAQNTNGAIVTGDGMAMAYRAGVRLRDMEFVQYHPTGLPGSGILITEGCRGEGGVLLNKDGYRYLQDYGLGPETPVGQPKTKHMELGPRDRLSQAFWHEQRAGRTIPTPRGDAVHLDLRHLGRAYLRERLPLICELAEQYVGVDPAREPIPVAPTAHYTMGGIETDVTTQTSTPGLFAVGECASSGLHGANRLGSNSLAELVVFGRVAGERAAELAWREPRGPSTSVRAAGAEIADRYVAMMGRGTQSPSEIRTELGRVMDDEVGIFRTADGLRRAATVIAGLKDRHRDVRVSDTCPVYNTDWAQAVELGALLDVAETMVHSALRRTESRGSHQRLDGHTARDDERFLAHSVATHRPGQAPLIGYQDVVITTSPPSAREYGAAGAKAAAAAGKDEE, via the coding sequence ATGCTGGTCGAACGGGTCGACGTCGTGATCGTCGGCGGGGGCGGAGCGGGCCTGCGCGCGGCGATCGAGGTCGCCCGCACCCGCCCCACGCTCACGGTGGCCCTCGTGTCCAAGGTCTACCCGATGCGGTCGCACACGGTCGCCGCCGAGGGCGGCTCCGCGGGCGTGGTCGGCGCGGACGACTCACTCGATCGGCACTTCGACGACACCGTGTCGGGTGGCGACTGGCTGTGCGACCAGGACGTGGTGCGGTACTTCGTCGAGCACGCGACGGCGGAGATGTACCAGCTCGAACGGTGGGGCTGCCCGTGGAGCCGGCGCCCGGACGGCGCGGTCAATGTGCGCCGCTTCGGTGGGATGAGCCGCCCGCGCACCTGGTTCGCCGCCGACAAGACCGGCTTCCACATGCTGCACACGCTGTTCCAGACGTCCCTGCAGTTCGCGCAGATCCGGCGCTTCGACGAGCACTTCGCGCTCGAGCTCGTCGTGCGGGACGGCGCCGTCGCCGGCGTCGTCGCCTACGACCAGCGCAACGGCTACCCGGTGCTGCTGGAGTCCGGCGCCGTCGTCATCGCGACCGGGGGTGCGGGGCGCGCCTACGCGCAGAACACCAACGGCGCCATCGTCACCGGCGACGGGATGGCGATGGCCTATCGCGCGGGCGTGCGCCTGCGCGACATGGAGTTCGTGCAGTACCACCCCACAGGCCTGCCCGGCTCGGGGATCCTCATCACCGAGGGCTGCCGCGGCGAGGGCGGCGTCCTGCTCAACAAGGACGGGTACCGATACCTGCAGGACTACGGGTTGGGGCCCGAGACCCCCGTCGGGCAGCCGAAGACCAAGCACATGGAGCTGGGCCCGCGCGACCGGCTCTCGCAGGCGTTCTGGCACGAGCAGCGCGCCGGGCGCACCATCCCGACCCCGCGCGGGGACGCCGTCCACCTCGACCTGCGCCATCTCGGCCGCGCCTACCTGCGCGAGCGCCTGCCTCTGATCTGCGAGCTCGCCGAGCAGTACGTGGGCGTCGACCCCGCGCGCGAGCCCATCCCGGTGGCGCCCACGGCGCACTACACCATGGGCGGCATCGAGACCGACGTGACCACCCAGACGTCGACGCCGGGACTCTTCGCGGTCGGCGAGTGCGCCTCCAGCGGCCTGCACGGCGCCAACCGACTCGGATCCAACTCGCTCGCCGAGCTCGTCGTGTTCGGGCGCGTCGCGGGCGAGCGCGCCGCAGAGCTGGCGTGGCGGGAGCCGCGCGGGCCGTCGACGTCGGTGCGCGCCGCCGGCGCCGAGATCGCCGACCGGTATGTCGCGATGATGGGCCGCGGCACGCAGAGCCCCAGCGAGATCCGCACCGAGCTGGGCCGGGTGATGGACGACGAGGTCGGCATCTTCCGCACGGCCGACGGCCTGCGCCGAGCGGCGACGGTGATCGCGGGCCTCAAGGACCGGCACCGCGACGTGCGCGTGAGCGACACCTGCCCCGTCTACAACACCGACTGGGCCCAGGCCGTCGAGCTCGGCGCGCTGCTCGACGTGGCGGAGACGATGGTCCACTCGGCGCTGCGGCGCACCGAGTCGCGCGGGTCGCACCAGCGCCTCGACGGCCACACCGCCCGCGACGACGAGCGGTTCCTGGCGCACTCGGTCGCCACCCACCGACCCGGCCAGGCGCCGCTGATCGGGTATCAGGACGTCGTCATCACCACGTCCCCACCGTCCGCGCGCGAGTACGGCGCCGCCGGCGCCAAGGCGGCGGCCGCCGCCGGGAAGGACGAGGAATGA
- a CDS encoding class II fumarate hydratase: MTQSSDHPTGYRVEHDTMGEVLVPVSAKYRAQTQRAVDNFAISSARLSPPHIAALGQIKRAAALANQELGVIAAPVAEAIVAAATEVTSGLRDDQFPIDVFQTGSGTSSNMNANEVIATLAGERLGQPVHPNDHVNASQSSNDVFPASIHIAATAAVLHDLLPALDELASALEAKASAFADVVKSGRTHLMDATPVTLGQEFGGYAAQVRYGAERVRAALPRLAELPLGGTAVGTGINTPPGFPQRVIALVAEHTGLPLTRARNHFEAQGAQDSLVETSGALRTIAVSLTKICNDLRWMGSGPRTGLAEIALPDLQPGSSIMPGKVNPVIPEAVLQVASQVIGNDAAIAVAGASGAFELNVQLPLIARNLLESITLLANGSRHLARKCVDGIVANADRCLVFAQSSPSVVTPLNRVIGYEAAAKVAKHAVREGLTIREAVVALGHLDGDLTAERLDAALDVLSMTVAPTAPGAD; the protein is encoded by the coding sequence ATGACCCAGTCCAGCGACCACCCGACGGGCTACCGCGTCGAGCACGACACCATGGGCGAGGTCCTGGTGCCCGTGAGCGCCAAGTACCGCGCCCAGACACAGCGCGCGGTGGACAACTTCGCCATCTCGTCCGCACGGCTGTCCCCGCCGCACATCGCCGCCCTCGGGCAGATCAAGCGGGCGGCCGCGCTCGCCAACCAGGAGCTGGGCGTCATCGCGGCGCCGGTCGCCGAGGCGATCGTCGCGGCCGCCACCGAGGTCACCTCGGGTCTGCGGGACGACCAGTTCCCGATCGACGTCTTCCAGACCGGCTCGGGCACGTCGTCCAACATGAACGCCAACGAGGTCATCGCCACGCTCGCCGGCGAGCGGCTCGGGCAGCCCGTGCACCCCAACGACCACGTCAACGCCTCACAGTCCAGCAACGACGTGTTCCCCGCCTCGATCCACATCGCCGCGACCGCGGCCGTGCTGCACGACCTGCTCCCGGCGCTCGACGAGCTCGCGTCGGCGCTGGAGGCGAAGGCGTCCGCGTTCGCCGACGTCGTCAAGTCGGGGCGCACGCACCTGATGGACGCCACGCCCGTGACGCTCGGGCAGGAGTTCGGGGGCTACGCGGCCCAGGTGCGCTACGGCGCCGAGCGCGTGCGCGCAGCCCTCCCGCGCCTGGCGGAGCTCCCGCTCGGCGGCACGGCCGTGGGCACCGGCATCAACACCCCGCCCGGCTTCCCGCAGCGCGTCATCGCGCTCGTGGCCGAGCACACGGGGCTGCCGCTCACGCGGGCGCGCAACCACTTCGAGGCGCAGGGCGCCCAAGACTCGCTCGTGGAGACCTCCGGCGCGCTGCGCACGATCGCGGTCAGCCTGACCAAGATCTGCAACGACCTGCGCTGGATGGGCTCGGGCCCACGCACCGGGCTGGCCGAGATCGCGCTGCCCGACCTGCAGCCCGGGTCGTCGATCATGCCCGGAAAGGTCAACCCGGTCATTCCCGAGGCGGTGCTTCAGGTCGCGTCGCAGGTCATCGGCAACGACGCGGCCATCGCGGTGGCGGGCGCCTCGGGCGCGTTCGAGCTCAACGTGCAGCTGCCGCTCATCGCGCGCAACCTGCTGGAGTCGATCACCCTGCTCGCGAACGGGTCGCGGCACCTCGCCCGCAAGTGCGTCGACGGGATCGTCGCGAACGCCGACCGGTGCCTGGTGTTCGCCCAGTCCTCCCCGTCGGTGGTCACGCCGCTCAACCGGGTCATCGGCTACGAGGCGGCCGCGAAGGTCGCCAAGCACGCCGTGCGTGAGGGACTCACGATCCGCGAGGCGGTCGTCGCCCTCGGCCACCTGGACGGCGACCTGACGGCCGAGCGGCTCGACGCCGCACTCGACGTGCTGTCGATGACGGTCGCGCCCACGGCGCCGGGCGCCGACTGA
- a CDS encoding anion permease, producing MTALSPASLGRLLIPVGVALVIWFIPPPSGIEQQAWHLLAVFVATIVGVIARPLPMGAVCLIGVAVVIVTKTLEPADALSGFSNSTIWLIVTAFLISRAVIKSGLGARIALYLVSKIGSRILGVAYAMTLTDLILAPATPSNTARAGGVIMPILRSISSTYGSEPNSPSSRRVGSFLTLTAFQVNVVTSAMFLTAMAANPLAAQLAGDQGVSISWGQWALAAVVPGVASLTIVPAVLYRIYPPEVKRTPEAAAQAGRQIKELGPMTAPEWAVVGTLVLLLLLWTVGDVALDMSATTAALAGLGVLLVVGALTWEDVKSERQAWDTLVWFAALVMMATQLNKLGLIPWVSEQMSGLVAGMDWVVAFIILTLVYFFTHYLFASNTAQVSAMYAAFLATAIAAGAPPLFAALVLGFISSLFASCTHYSSGPAPVLFGAGYVSIGHWWRYGLAIGVLNIAIWMGLGGVWMKVLGMW from the coding sequence GTGACCGCGCTCAGCCCCGCTTCCCTCGGCCGACTGCTCATCCCCGTCGGGGTGGCGCTCGTGATCTGGTTCATCCCACCACCGAGCGGGATCGAGCAGCAGGCCTGGCATCTCCTGGCGGTGTTCGTCGCCACCATCGTGGGCGTCATCGCCCGGCCCCTGCCCATGGGCGCCGTGTGCCTCATCGGCGTCGCGGTCGTCATCGTCACCAAGACCCTGGAGCCGGCCGACGCGCTGTCCGGCTTCTCCAACTCGACGATCTGGCTCATCGTGACCGCGTTCCTCATCTCACGCGCGGTCATCAAGTCCGGGCTCGGCGCGCGGATCGCGTTGTACCTCGTGTCGAAGATCGGCTCGCGCATCTTGGGCGTCGCCTACGCGATGACGCTCACCGACCTGATTCTCGCGCCCGCGACGCCGTCCAACACCGCGCGGGCGGGCGGCGTCATCATGCCGATCCTGCGCTCGATCTCCTCGACGTACGGCAGCGAGCCGAACTCGCCGTCGTCGCGGCGCGTGGGGTCGTTCCTGACGCTGACCGCGTTCCAGGTCAACGTCGTCACCTCGGCGATGTTCCTGACCGCCATGGCGGCCAACCCCCTGGCGGCGCAGCTGGCCGGCGACCAGGGCGTCTCCATCAGCTGGGGCCAGTGGGCCCTGGCTGCGGTCGTCCCCGGCGTCGCGTCGCTGACCATCGTGCCCGCGGTGCTCTACCGGATCTACCCGCCCGAGGTGAAGAGGACGCCGGAGGCCGCCGCCCAGGCCGGCAGGCAGATCAAGGAGCTCGGCCCGATGACGGCGCCTGAGTGGGCGGTCGTCGGCACCCTGGTGCTCCTGCTGCTGCTGTGGACGGTCGGCGACGTCGCCCTCGACATGTCGGCGACGACGGCCGCGCTCGCGGGCCTGGGGGTGCTCCTCGTGGTGGGCGCGCTCACCTGGGAGGACGTCAAGAGCGAGCGGCAGGCGTGGGACACCCTGGTCTGGTTCGCCGCGCTCGTGATGATGGCGACGCAGCTCAACAAGCTCGGCCTCATCCCGTGGGTGAGCGAGCAGATGTCCGGCCTGGTCGCCGGCATGGACTGGGTGGTGGCCTTCATCATCCTGACGCTCGTGTACTTCTTCACCCACTACCTGTTCGCGTCGAACACAGCCCAGGTGTCGGCCATGTACGCGGCCTTCCTGGCCACGGCGATCGCCGCGGGCGCGCCGCCGTTGTTCGCCGCGCTCGTCCTGGGCTTCATCTCCTCCCTCTTCGCCTCCTGCACCCACTACTCGTCCGGGCCGGCGCCCGTCCTGTTCGGCGCCGGCTACGTGTCGATCGGCCACTGGTGGCGCTACGGCCTGGCGATCGGCGTCCTCAACATCGCGATCTGGATGGGCCTGGGCGGCGTGTGGATGAAGGTGCTCGGCATGTGGTGA
- a CDS encoding sensor histidine kinase: MAPARTGARHHATDGAPLRERDSRERHSLGRLAGGVVAVALIAVVGVGVVLGYAAARAAAFDQARATVRSAALLLAQDRDVVDGALAPAPAAALRARAERARKTAGLDFVVVMAVDGTRWTHPDPERVGEPYIGSIAAAQAGGVVVEEHVGTLGPSVRAVAPVLGPSGRPIALVAAGTRVGAIHATVARRVAVLVAVGAAAVAAGTTVASLVHRRVDRQAHGLGPRAIVRTLAQHQALLGSVRAGYLLVGPDRRVELCNDEAGRLLGLDDVVGRRIADLSLEPGLAELIASGRRSAGQVHTAAGRTVIVTQVPARSDAHAPGWVTTIADHTDVVRMAGVISSQKTLIDALRARAHEADNRLHTAVLLVELGRDAQAVEFATGALELSREVAERLSAAVDDAALVALLLGKSAQAHEAGVELRFARRFAIPATHLPAEDLVVILGNLVDNAVEAACGAAEPRWVEVRAWVSDAPADAGPDGSTLVVEVADSGPGLPADAVARAFTRGWTTKSPAPQSPGERGIGLALVDSAVTRLRGSIEVRRERGATFAVRLPLRSAAPPVPAGKEARG; the protein is encoded by the coding sequence ATGGCGCCGGCCCGAACGGGCGCGCGCCATCATGCGACCGACGGCGCGCCCCTGCGCGAGCGTGACAGCCGCGAGCGTCACAGCCTGGGCCGGCTGGCCGGCGGCGTCGTGGCCGTGGCGCTGATCGCCGTCGTGGGCGTCGGGGTCGTCCTCGGGTACGCCGCGGCCCGCGCCGCCGCGTTCGACCAGGCGCGCGCGACCGTGCGGTCGGCCGCCCTGCTGCTGGCCCAGGATCGCGACGTCGTCGACGGTGCGCTCGCCCCCGCCCCGGCCGCCGCTCTGCGCGCTCGCGCTGAACGGGCGCGCAAGACGGCCGGCCTGGACTTCGTCGTGGTCATGGCCGTCGACGGCACCCGCTGGACCCACCCCGACCCGGAGCGCGTGGGCGAGCCGTACATCGGGTCCATCGCCGCGGCGCAGGCGGGCGGCGTCGTCGTGGAGGAGCACGTCGGGACGCTGGGGCCCTCGGTGCGCGCCGTCGCCCCGGTCCTGGGGCCGAGCGGACGGCCGATCGCCCTGGTCGCCGCCGGGACCCGAGTGGGCGCCATCCACGCGACGGTGGCCAGGAGGGTCGCGGTGCTGGTCGCGGTGGGCGCGGCCGCCGTCGCCGCCGGCACGACGGTCGCCTCGCTGGTGCACCGCAGGGTCGACCGGCAGGCGCACGGGCTCGGCCCGCGCGCCATCGTGCGCACGCTCGCGCAGCACCAGGCGTTGCTCGGTTCGGTGCGGGCCGGTTACCTGCTCGTCGGCCCCGACCGGCGTGTCGAGCTGTGCAACGACGAGGCGGGTCGACTGCTGGGGCTCGACGACGTCGTCGGGCGCCGGATCGCCGACCTCTCGCTGGAGCCCGGGCTCGCCGAGCTGATCGCCTCGGGACGCCGAAGCGCCGGGCAGGTCCACACGGCCGCCGGGCGGACCGTCATCGTGACGCAGGTGCCCGCGCGGAGTGACGCGCACGCCCCCGGGTGGGTCACGACGATCGCCGACCACACCGATGTGGTGCGGATGGCCGGGGTCATCTCCTCCCAGAAGACGCTCATCGACGCGCTGCGCGCGCGAGCGCACGAGGCGGACAACCGGCTGCACACCGCCGTCCTGCTGGTCGAGCTGGGCCGCGACGCGCAGGCCGTCGAGTTCGCGACCGGCGCCCTGGAGCTTTCCCGCGAGGTCGCCGAGCGTCTGTCCGCCGCCGTCGACGACGCGGCGCTGGTCGCGCTCCTGCTGGGCAAGAGCGCACAGGCCCACGAGGCCGGGGTTGAGTTGCGGTTCGCGCGGAGGTTCGCCATCCCCGCGACGCACCTGCCCGCCGAGGACCTCGTGGTGATCCTCGGCAACCTCGTCGACAACGCCGTCGAGGCGGCCTGCGGCGCGGCCGAGCCGCGGTGGGTCGAGGTGCGCGCCTGGGTGTCGGACGCGCCGGCCGACGCCGGACCCGACGGGTCGACGCTCGTGGTCGAGGTCGCCGACTCGGGGCCCGGACTGCCCGCTGACGCCGTCGCCCGCGCGTTCACGCGCGGGTGGACGACCAAGTCCCCCGCCCCCCAGTCGCCGGGCGAGCGGGGGATCGGGCTCGCGCTCGTGGACAGCGCCGTGACCCGGCTGCGAGGCTCAATCGAGGTGCGCCGCGAGCGCGGCGCGACCTTCGCGGTGCGTCTGCCGCTGCGCAGCGCGGCGCCGCCCGTCCCGGCCGGGAAGGAGGCGCGCGGATGA
- a CDS encoding response regulator, with protein sequence MIRVLVVDDQRAVADGHRVLVDRVPGFVTVAVTHNGEDALVRVASGGVDLILLDFGLPGIHGLEVCRQLQQTEAPVDVIAITADRNLVTLRQSVRLGIVGYLLKPFSFAALRQTLERYAAFRVAVAGDRPVDQQEIDAALDRLRERSHTEMPKGMSRETLDDVRHAVAVAPDGLTAAQAAAATDVSRVTARRYLEFLTHSGGCLREPIRGHAGRPEIRYRVRPI encoded by the coding sequence ATGATCCGCGTGCTGGTCGTGGACGATCAGCGAGCCGTGGCGGACGGGCATCGCGTGCTGGTCGACCGGGTGCCCGGGTTCGTGACCGTCGCGGTGACGCACAACGGCGAGGACGCGCTCGTGCGGGTCGCCTCGGGCGGGGTCGACCTGATCCTGTTGGACTTCGGCCTGCCCGGCATCCACGGGCTGGAGGTGTGCCGCCAGCTCCAGCAGACCGAGGCGCCCGTCGACGTCATCGCGATCACCGCCGACCGGAACCTGGTCACGCTGCGGCAGTCGGTGCGCCTGGGCATCGTCGGCTACCTGCTCAAGCCCTTCTCGTTCGCCGCGCTGCGGCAGACGCTGGAGCGTTACGCGGCCTTCCGTGTCGCCGTCGCCGGTGACCGGCCGGTGGACCAGCAGGAGATCGACGCGGCGCTCGACCGGCTCCGGGAGCGGTCGCACACCGAGATGCCCAAGGGCATGAGCCGCGAGACGCTCGACGACGTCCGGCACGCGGTCGCCGTCGCGCCGGACGGGCTCACCGCGGCGCAGGCCGCCGCCGCGACCGACGTCTCGCGCGTGACCGCGCGCCGCTACCTCGAGTTCTTGACCCACTCGGGCGGGTGCCTGCGTGAGCCGATCCGCGGCCATGCGGGCAGACCCGAGATCCGCTACCGGGTGCGGCCCATCTGA
- a CDS encoding LysR family transcriptional regulator, producing MELRQLRYFAGLAATLHFSRAAHQLHITQPALSQAIRQLESQMGARLLDRTTRQVSLTPAGLRLAHDAERILAAVAASETAVRAIAASCPAAGPATRPGPE from the coding sequence TTGGAGCTTCGCCAACTGCGGTACTTCGCCGGGCTGGCCGCGACGCTGCACTTCAGCCGCGCCGCGCACCAACTCCACATCACCCAGCCGGCGCTGTCCCAGGCGATCCGCCAACTGGAGTCGCAGATGGGCGCCAGGCTGCTCGACCGCACCACCCGGCAGGTGTCCCTGACCCCCGCGGGCCTGCGGCTGGCCCACGACGCCGAGCGCATCCTGGCCGCCGTCGCGGCGTCCGAGACCGCGGTCCGCGCGATCGCCGCCTCCTGCCCCGCCGCGGGCCCGGCGACGCGGCCGGGGCCCGAGTAG